A window of Chryseobacterium aquaeductus genomic DNA:
TATTGCAGATAACAGCGAATCGAATATTTTAAGGTATTTTAATTTTGCCTTTTCTACAGGTGAAAAGCTGGATGATCTTTACATAAGCGGTGAGGTAAAAGATGCTTTTACAATAAAAAAACAAACTACCAGCGAAAATAAAATGGTTGTCGGATTGTATCAGTTGAAAGATACCATCAATTACAGACAGAAACCTTACTACATTACAAAGGTAGATGATGACGGATATTATGAGCTTAATTATCTTGCTCCCGGTAAATTTAAAATCATCGCTTTTGACGATGAAAACGGAAACTCAATTTATGATCCCGGAAAAGAAAAAATTGGTTTTCAGAAAGATACCGTAGCAATTGAGAAGTCTATTTCAGGATTAAATTTAAAATTATATCCGTCGAAAAAACTGTTTAAGAAACCGGAGTTGAAAGAAATCCCGGGCGGTATTTTGATGATGTTCGAAGGCAATCCCAGCAATGTAAAAGTGACTTCGAAAAACGAAAAGCTTCAGGATATAAAAGTTACGCACACCCCAAAATCAGATTCTGTAAGGATTTGGTTTGATGCCGTGAAGAACAATATCGGACAAACTGTAACAGAAAATCTGAAATTCGGCTATGAAGCTGACGGAAAAAAAGATTCTACGTCGGTTTTCTATAAGTATAATGCGAAAAATGCAATGACGGTTGATAATAATATCGGTGGAGCTCTTCTACCTCCTAAAACAGATTTTAAATTGATCTCAAATTATGTTGTAGACAAAATCAATCCTGAAAAGTGGACGCTAAAAACAGATAGTGTGAGTCAGAATTTTACGGCAAAAATTTCAGCTGCAAATCCTTACGAAATTTTGGTACAATCTGATTTTGTAGTTGGAAAAAAATATCAGCTTACGATCCCAAAAACTACGGTTTCTTCTTTTTACGAAAAAAATGCTGCATCAAAAAGGTTTGATTTTGAGGCAGATAAAGTTGAAAATTACGGAAGTTTGAATTTTGCACTTACCAATGCGCCAACTGCAAAATATTGGATTCAGTTATTAGATACCTCGGAGAAAGCGGTCTACCAAAAATATACCAGCGGAAATACAGTGAAATTTGATATCGTAAAACCGGGCGAGTACATTGTAAGAATTTTAGTTGATGATAATGATAACAAGCGTTGGGATGAGGCAGATTTTGTAAATCAGACGTTTGCCGAAGGTTCGTACCTTTATTACAAGATGGTTATTGCAAGACCATTGTGGGAATCTAAAGAAGATTGGGATCTTAATGATAAAAGAACTTTTGAAGGAATCAAAACGCCAAAACCTGCTACGCAAGAAGAAATAGAGCAGCCTAAACCTGGATTTAATAATAACAACACACTCACACCTGGTAATAATCAATCAGGATTGAACGAAACACCAGTTCGAAGAACCAGATAATGAAAACATTTAAAAAAATAGTTCTTTGGAGTTTGGTTGCTTTTGCCATGATTCAGTTTATACCTACCGACAAAGCCAATAAACCGATTGACAAATCTTTAAACTTTGTTGAGGTTCAAAAGACACCTGCAAAAGTAGTTGCCTTGCTGAAAAATGCTTGTTACGACTGTCATTCTAACGAAACTGTCTACCCAAAATATGCTTATATTGCACCATTCTCATGGTCGGTAAAAGATCACATCAATGAAGGGCGAGAACATCTCAATTTTTCTGTTTGGAAGGCATATAACAACGATTTAAAAAAGAATATGCTCGAACATTCTGTGCAGACTCTTCAAAATAAATCGATGCCGATGCCTGCTTACATCATTTATCATGAAAAAGCCAATTTATCTGATGCTGAAAGAACCGTTTTGATCACTTATTTTGAAGAACTTCTGAAATCTAAATCTTACTAGATCAAAAAAAATCCCACAGATTTAGAAAAAATCATCTCTTTTGATGAAATTTGTAAATGTGTGGGAAACGTTTCATTTAAGCTTAAAATGTTTTCAAATATTCTTCGAAAAATATCTTCTGCGAATCAAAAGCAATGTCTTCAAGATTGATTTCCAATTTTGGAATCCACATGGTTTCTGAAATCTCGGTGAGTTCTAAATTTACCTCAAACTTGTCTGAAACACTGTATTCGTAGAACAAATCGATCGTATTGTAATCAATTTCTTTGTACTGATAAACATTTGGTAGGCTTGTAAGATACTTTAGGTTTTTGATGTCTATCTCCAATTGAAGTTCTTCGAAAAGCTCTCTTTTACAAGTATTTTCTGCGCTTTCTTTAGGATCTACAAAACCTCCCGGTAAATCTAGTTTTCCTTTTTTGGGATCTTGATTTCTTTTTGTGAGATATATTTCATCTCTACAACGTATGACCACGGCAACTGCACCAGCGACGTTATTGTAGAGTGTAAAATTGCAATTGGGACAGTTCCATTTTTTTTCGCCGTCCCAATTCAAAGATTCTTTGCCACAACTAGGGCAAAACTTTAATATTTTCATTCAGTAATTTTGACCTTATTTCGAGGATGATAATTGAGAATAGCATCACGAAGTTCTTCTGTTTTCAAATGGGTGTATACTGCTGTGGTGGTAATACTTGAGTGTCCTAGCATTTCCTGTATGTATCGTAAATCTACACCGTTTTGCAAAAGATGTGTTGCAAATGAATGTCTGAAAGTGTGTGGCGATATTTTTTTACTAATTCCGGCTTTATCAGTAAGTTCTTTAATGATAATAAACACAATCACTCGCGACATAGAAGTTCCTCTGCTATTCAAAAACAACGTATCCTCAAATTTTTTATTCACTTTGTTTTTAGAACGAACTTCCTGAATATAATTTAGAAGTAAATCTGCGGTGTAATTGGCTAAAGGTACAAAACGAGTTTTATTTCCCTTTCCAATTACTTTGATGTAGTTTTCTTTAAAATTAATATTAGATATTTTAACGTCAATCAGCTCAGAAACACGGATGCCGCATCCGTATAGCACTTCAATAATGCAGTGGTTTCTTTTTCCAAGATCTGTGTGCACTTCTATTGCATCAATAATTTTATTAATGTCTGAAAGACTTAAAGTATCAGGTAAGTACAAACCCAATTTTGGACCTTCAAGCAAGGCTGATGGGTTGTCTTCACGTATTTCATCTTCCAAAAGAAATTTGAAAAACGCCTTAATAGAAGAAATCCATCTTGCTTGTGATCTTTCGCTGAATTTTTGTTTTGACAGAGTAAAAATATACTCTTGGAGATTTTCGTAGGAAATTACATCAGGACTTATGTTTCCAAGGTCATCTTGCGCGTAATCTCTTAGTTTTTTGATGTCTCTAACGTAAGCGTCGAGCGTATTTTCTGAAAAATTTCTTTCAAATCTAAGAAAAATTTCAAAATCTTTAATTTTTTCATCCCAAGTCATTGTGTTGTGTTTTTTAATTTATTTTAAGTTTTTAATTCATTTTCTGAAACTTGTATTATTTCTATACCGTGGTTTTTTAAGAACAATATTCCTTCATCATCTGAGTAAGCATTGATGTATACGAGCTTTTCAATCCCTGCCTGTAATATCAGCTTGCTACAATCCTTACAGGGAGAGAGCGTGAGATATAGAGTCGCCCCGCGTGCAGATTGTGCAGAGCCGGCTAGTTTTAAAATCGCATTTGCTTCTGCGTGCAGAACGTACCAGTGGGTTTTACCGTTTTCGTCTTCACAGCAGTTTTCGGATCCAGAAGGAGTACCATTGTAGCCATCTGAAATAATCATCCTGTCTTTTACCACAAGAGCTCCTACCTGTTTTCTTTTGCAGTAGGAAAGTTTTGCCCATTCGAGAGCCATTTTTAGATAAGCTTTGTCAAACTTATTGTACATCTTCATCATTATTCGAAATAAATTGTAATATTTTAGAAGTTAGGCTTTCTTTTTTCAATAAAAGCAGAAACTCCTTCTTTTTTGTCGTCGAGTTCAAAAAGCTCCCCGAAATATTTGATTTCAGTTTCAAAACCTTTGTCGCTATCAGACAGATTGGTTGCATGTATAGCTTTGGAAATTGCCATTGGAGAATTGTTTGCAATAGTTGCTGCTAATTCTTTTGTTTGGGTAAGCAGGTCTGCGATAGGATATACCTCATTTACAAGACCAATTTCTTTTGCTTTTTGTGCGTTAATCATCTTCGCCGAGAAAATCATCTCATTGGCGATCCCTTTCCCTACTAATTTTGGCAGTCTTTGTGTACCTCCATAGCCTGGAATCAATCCTAAAGTTACTTCCGGAAGACCAAGTCTGGCATTTTCGGATGCATATCTAATATGGCAAGACATCGCTAGTTCTAATCCGCCACCTAGTGCAAAACCATTTACAGCCGCAATCACAGGTTTAGATAGATTTTCGATCTTATTAAATAAGATATTCTGTCCGTTTCTTGCTAGTTCTTCAGCTTTTTCTTGATTAAAATCACTGAATTCTTTAATATCGGCACCAGCTACAAATGATTTTTCTCCTCCTCCTGTTAATATAATTACTCTTATTTCATTATCTGACGCTAATTCATCCAACGAATAGCTGAGTTCCTTTATTGTCTTTGCATTCAAAGCATTTAGACTTTCAGGTCTGTTGATTGTGATGGTAGCGGTTTTACTTTCTTTAGTGATAATTATATTTTCGTAGATCATTATCCGTCTATATATTTAATAACCTGCAATTTAAAAAAAAATTCGTAAACAAAGGGAAAAATTATTATTTTTCCCTTTTATTTTTATTATTTAACGGTTATTTTGAATGATTCATCATATTAGAGTCTATATTGATGCTTAATCCGGAAGCTACTTTCATCCCAAGCTCTATGTTTGCTCTGAAAAAATGACACAACTGGCGATTGATGATTTCGTCTCTTTTTGATCCATCAATTCCACTCATGCTTTCAATAATATTTTTAACCAAATGATCCCTGTCTTCCTGATTCATTGCTTTTGTATACAGCAAACCGGGTTGAGTGTAGTAGTCGTCATCGTTCTCATTTCGATTGTAGTTTGCAACGTGTGTGCTGTCTAATTCATATTCGAAATTTTTATAAGCCGGATCTGGCTGAATATCATCAAAACTATTTGGGTGGTAATTGGGCTTATCCTGATACTCGCTGGAATCTGCCATGAAACCATCTCTCTGATAATTATTAACAGCAAACGGACATTTGTTTACTTCCAATTGATGCGCATTCACACCCACTCTGTATCTGTGGGCATCAGGATATGAGAATAATCTGCCTTGAAGCATTTTATCCGGCGAAAAGCTTATTCCGTTGATCAGATTACTTGGTGAGAAAATAGATTGTTCCACATGAGCAAAATAATTCACCGGAATCTCATTGAGCTCCATTTCACCTACTTCAATTAAAGGGAAATCTCCCTGAAACCAGACTTTGGTAATATCAAAAGGATTCCATCTGAATTCTCTTGCCTGATCTTCTGTCATCGTTTGGATGTACATCGTCCATTTAGGAAAATCTCCACCGTCGATTGCGTTGCAAAGATCTTCCTGAGCAAAATCCGGATTTTCACCTGCCATTTTAGTCGCTTCATCACTCGTGAAGTTTTTGATTCCTTGTTTTGTTTTAAAATGAAATTTCACCCAGGTTCTCTGGTTATTTTCATTAATCATGGAGAAGGTGTGAGAACCAAATCCGTGCATGTGTCTGAAGCCGTAGGGCGTTCCTCTGTCAGACATTAAAATTAATACCTGATGAAGAGATTCTGGATTTAAGCTCCAGAAGTCCCACATCATTGTAGCACTTTTCAAATTGGTTTTCGGAACTCGTTTTTGAGTATGAATAAAATCAGGAAATTTCTTAGCGTCTTTAATAAAGAAAACCGGAGTGTTGTTTCCTACTAAATCCCAATTTCCATCTTCGGTGTAGAATTTCAAGGCAAACCCTCTTGGATCTCTAGCTGTATCTGCGCTTCCTTTCTCGCCACCCACGGTGGAGAAGCGGGCAAACATTTTACACGAATTTCCTATCTGAGAAAACAACTTAGCTTTGGTATATTGTGAAATATCGTGAGTAACGGTGAATTTACCATAAGCTCCGCTTCCTTTTGCGTGTACAATTCTTTCCGGAATTCTTTCTCTCACAAAGTGTGCAAGATTTTCTTGTAAAATAAAATCCTGAAGTAATACGGGGCCTCGTGCGCCAACCGTTTGAGAATCTTGATGCTCGAAATAAGGAGCACCACTGCCAGATGTTAATTTTTTAGAATCCATATAGTTTTGATTTGATTTTTTAGTTTTCGACGTGAAAATATCTTATATTAAACATCAAATTTAGTCGAATTTTTAATTGCGTATGTCAAAAACATCATATCTTTGTCATAGATAATATTAATCAAATGAACATTCAGCAATTGGAATATCTTATCGCCGTAGATAAGTACAAACATTTTGGTAAAGCTGCACAGGCTTGTTTTATAACTCAGCCCACACTAAGTGCCATGATACAGAAGTTTGAAGATGAGCTGGATGTGAAGGTTTTTGATAGAACGACTCATCCAATTCGTACTACTGATGTTGGTTTACAAATCATTGATCAGGCTAAAGTAATCATTGAAGGTGTGAACGAACTTAAAAATAAAGCCAATTTATTAAATAATATTTTAGGAGGTACTATTAATTTAGGTATTATCCCTACCGTTTCATCATTCATTTTGCCAACCGAAATCTTCCATTTTTTAGAAGAAAATCCTAAGATTTTGATGAATGTGAAAGAAATGACCACTGAAAATATTATTAAAGCCCTAAAATCGGGTGAGCTTGATGCCGGGATTATTTCTACTCCTTATGATAATGCCAACGAGTTTTATCAGGATTTCTTGTTTAATGAAGAATTGATGATCTACAGCTCAGATACAGAAGCGAACAAGAAAAACTCTTTCATTGTTCCCGACGAGTTGAATGTGGAAAAAGTATGGCTTCTGGAAGAAGGAAACTGCCTGAGAAACCAGTTTGAGAACATCTGTCACTTAAAAGAAAACAGGTTAAAACCTAAAAATCTAGAATTCTTAGCTTCTAATATTCAGACTTTAGTCCACATGGTTGACAAAGTCGGCGGAATAAGCATTCTGCCGGAACTGGCTTTGAATCAATTGTCTGAAGAACAGAAAAGCAAAGTTTTCAGATTTAAAAAACCTTTCCCTTATAGAGAAATCAGTATTATTTATTATAAGCCTACTTTCAAACAAAAAATCATTGATGAGTTAGGAGCTTTTATTAAAAATTCATTGACTACAAAGTTGAATTTCAATGAAAATTCTAAAGATTTTGTAAGTATCAAGCCACAGTAAGCTGCTTGGATGTTGATATAAATCATTAATTTCAAGAAAATGATAAATACCACACAAAAGTTTTGAGTATTAAGAAAATAGTACTTAAATTTGCTGACGTTTATAACGAGGAAAAATTTGACCTGATTGCAACCTCTCTAAAAAAATGCTAAAACAGAATATCTTTGTTAGCATTCCTGCAATTATTCATCTTTTTTCTTCTTTTTTAATATAAAAATACAAGAAAAATATGTCTTATTTATTTACATCTGAATCTGTTTCAGAAGGGCACCCAGACAAAATTGCCGATCAAATATCCGATGCATTAATCGATAACTTTTTAGCATACGATAAATCTTCAAAAGTAGCTTGTGAAACTTTAGTTACCACAGGACAAGTTGTTTTGGCAGGTGAGGTAAAGTCTGATGCATACCTTGATGTACAAACTATTGCCAGAGATGTGATCAACGGAATTGGTTACACCAAAGGTGAATATATGTTCAACGGAGATTCTTGTGGTGTTATTTCTGCCATCCACGAGCAGTCGCCGGATATCAATCAAGGTGTAGACAGAGTGGCTTCGGATGAATCTTTCGAGACAAAAGCAAATGCGCAAGGAGCTGGTGATCAAGGGATGATGTTCGGATATGCTACCAACGAAACGGCAAATTATATGCCTTTGGCTTTAGATTTGGCACATACAATTCTTAAAGAACTTTCTGCCATCAGAAGAGAAAATTCCGAAATTACTTACCTTCGTCCGGATGCAAAAAGCCAGGTAACGATTGAATATTCTGACGATCATAAACCGGTAAGGATAGATTCTATCGTGGTTTCTACCCAACATGACGATTTTGCTGCTGAAGAAGAAATGTTGAACAAAATCAGAGAAGACATCAAAAATATTCTGATTCCGAGAGTGAAAGCTTTGCAGACTGGAGAGATCCAGGCATTGTTCAACGATCAGATCAAATATCATATCAACCCAACCGGTAAATTTGTAATCGGTGGTCCTCACGGAGATACAGGTTTGACGGGAAGAAAAATCATCGTAGATACGTACGGTGGAAAAGGTGCTCACGGTGGCGGTGCATTTTCAGGAAAAGATCCTTCAAAAGTTGACAGAAGTGCAGCGTATGCTACAAGACATATTGCTAAAAACTTAGTTGCCGCTGGTATTGCAGATGAAGTTTTGGTACAGGTTTCATACGCAATCGGCGTTGCAGAACCTTGTGGTTTGTACATCAACACTTACGGAACTTCAAAAACTGGTTTGAATGATGGAGAAATCGCTAAAAAAGTTTCTACGATTTTCGATCTTAGACCTTATGCAATCGAGCAGAATCTTAAATTAAGAAATCCTATTTATCAGGAAACAGCTTCTTATGGTCACATGGGAAGAGAGCATTTCGTTGCAGACAAAACTTTTAATAAAGGTCACAAAAACGAGTTGACTCTTACCGGATTAGAATTTTTTACTTGGGAAAAATTAGACAAAGTAGAAGAGATTAAATCTGCTTTTGGAATTTAATATTTCTTTTAACATATTTAAACTGCTTTATCTTCCAGAGATAAGGCAGTTTTTTTTAAATTTACGTTTTAAATAAAAATAAGATGAAGAACTTGCGTTGGGTAGTGGTGATTGTATTTGTATGTTTACTAAGTGCTTTTGCAAAAGCTCAGGTTACGATACATAAAATGATGAATGTTGGATATGTTTACCAAAATCAAAGTTTTGGTGAAGTAGGAGGGAAGTTGCTCTTCTTAAAAACTGACGATGTCATCTATCGATTGGGTGCTTCTGCACTGATGGGATCTGCAAATTCAGAATTTGCCATCATGCCGAAAATAAATGCTGATGTTTTATTAAATTTTGAGAAGAATGTAGATTTCAAACACTCCTATTATTTTTTGGCGGGAGTTGAGGGAACAAACAAATATGTTGCACCGAAGATTGGCGTCTCACTTTTTGGGCTTTTGGATCTTACAGGAGGGTACGCTTTTTCAATAGCAGACAGCAGATTAAACGGAAAAGAGTTGAAAGGATTAAATATTAATTTCACACTGAATCTGCCTACAACGTTCTTACATGATATGTTTAAGTAGATTTTTTTATATATTTCTCGCAAAAATTTAATAATTAGTTAACAGTTATTAAATTTTTATTTATATTTACAACATAATTAAATGCTTATTGATAAGACTCTACTCTAATACAGCTTGTAGCACGCAAATAAACCTGACAGAATGTTGGGAGATTGCCTATCTGCAAGTAAATACTGAGAAGAAAAGTCATGAAATCAACAGATAGCCTATTAATATCTCTATACCAAAAAGGAGACGAAGAAGCATTATCAACCCTTATACATCGTCATCAGAAAGACCTTTTTTCGTTTATTCTTTATAAAATCAACGATGAAGATCTGGCGAATGATGTTTTTCAGGATACGTTTATTAAAATCATCATTATGTTGAAGGAAGGTCGCTATAATGAGGAAGGTAAATTTATTCTTTGGGCAAAAAGAATTGCGCAGAATTTAATTATTGATCATTTCAGAGCGAAGTCTAAAAATATAAAAGTTTCTGAAACTACATTTGACAACGACGAGTTCTCTATCTTTGATCTGATAAGAGAGCCATCGGAAAACATTGAAGATCAGCTGATAACACTTCAGATTCAGGAAGATTTGCTCAAGATGTTGCAATATCTGCCACAAAATCAGCAGGAGGTGATAAAACTCAGGTTTTTCGACGGATTAAGTTTTAAAGAGATCGCAGATCACACAGATATGAGTATTAATACGACTTTGGGACGTGTGCGATATGCTTTGATCAACCTGAGAAAGATAATGGAAGAAAATAATATTGTCTTAACGAGATAATAATTCATAATGTTTCACGTTTTAAAGAAAAACATTTTTTGCCTATGAAAAATAACGATTCTTTAAAAATGAAAAGTTTGAAGCCCAAAAAACAAACCATTGATTTTTTGCTCAATTTCTCGAAAAGTCTTGAAGTGGTAAAGATTAAAAACAATCAATATCATCTTTCAAAAAATTAATCATTAATTTTGTGCTGTATGAAAATTCAGCACATTTTTTTTGATCTAGACAATACACTCTGGGATCACCGCAAAAACGCGTATCTCACCATAAAAGATCTTTTCGAGAAAGAAGAAATCACTCTGAAATATGATATCGATTTTGAAGAGTTTCATTCTGTTTACCACGACATCAACGAAAGACTTTGGGAGCAGATCAGAGATGGTGAAATCGATAAAGAATATCTGAGAAAACACCGATTTTACGATACTTTTAAGCATTTTCGAATTGATGATTTGGAACTTTCGATGTTTTTTGAGGAACATTTTTTAGATAAAATTCTCAATTACAATCATTTGGTAGAAAGTACAGAATATATTCTGGATTATTTAAAATCTAAGAACTACATCTTGCATATTATTTCAAATGGTTTTCAAGAAGTGACGGAGAGGAAATGTATACTTTCGAAAATAGATCACTATTTCAACACAATAACAAGTGCAGATTCTGTTGGTATTAGAAAACCGAATCCTGAAATTTTTGAATATTCTTTAGGTCTTTCAAAAGCTAAAAAAGAGGAAAGTATTTTGATAGGTGATGATTGGATCGCTGATGTAGTAGGTGCACAAAATTTCGGAATTGATGTCATTTTCTTTGATGTTTTTAATGAAAATCCTAAACAAGAAAATTTAAAGGTGATTAAACATCTTTTGCAGATTAAAGAATATTTGTAAACAATTCGGCGGCACCAAAGGTGCCGCCGAAACGCTTATTTATCAGAAAAAAATTAGATTAAATTCCCAAACTTTCCCTTACTCGTTGAATTGTTTGTGTAGCAATTGCTCTCGTTTTTACAGCACCTTCCTGAAGTTTAGTTTCCAATTCATCAAGATTATTCATGTAGTAAGAAAATAACTCTCTTTCTTTTTCAAATCTTGTTAAAATTAAATCTAAAAGTTCTTTTTTAGCATGACCGTAACCGAAGTTACCAGCTAAATATTTAGCTCTCAGTTCCTCTGTTTGTTCTAGAGTTGCAATTAATTCATAGATCGCAAA
This region includes:
- a CDS encoding Ig-like domain-containing protein — encoded protein: MKRILLLLIVSFLVHSCARVGSPVGGPKDTLAPQFLSSNIDTTRVNVRRDIKELRIDFDEYITLKDINKNLNISPPIENITRILPSNIANKFLVIQWSDTLQENTTYNFNFGNSIADNSESNILRYFNFAFSTGEKLDDLYISGEVKDAFTIKKQTTSENKMVVGLYQLKDTINYRQKPYYITKVDDDGYYELNYLAPGKFKIIAFDDENGNSIYDPGKEKIGFQKDTVAIEKSISGLNLKLYPSKKLFKKPELKEIPGGILMMFEGNPSNVKVTSKNEKLQDIKVTHTPKSDSVRIWFDAVKNNIGQTVTENLKFGYEADGKKDSTSVFYKYNAKNAMTVDNNIGGALLPPKTDFKLISNYVVDKINPEKWTLKTDSVSQNFTAKISAANPYEILVQSDFVVGKKYQLTIPKTTVSSFYEKNAASKRFDFEADKVENYGSLNFALTNAPTAKYWIQLLDTSEKAVYQKYTSGNTVKFDIVKPGEYIVRILVDDNDNKRWDEADFVNQTFAEGSYLYYKMVIARPLWESKEDWDLNDKRTFEGIKTPKPATQEEIEQPKPGFNNNNTLTPGNNQSGLNETPVRRTR
- a CDS encoding heme-binding domain-containing protein; this translates as MKTFKKIVLWSLVAFAMIQFIPTDKANKPIDKSLNFVEVQKTPAKVVALLKNACYDCHSNETVYPKYAYIAPFSWSVKDHINEGREHLNFSVWKAYNNDLKKNMLEHSVQTLQNKSMPMPAYIIYHEKANLSDAERTVLITYFEELLKSKSY
- a CDS encoding NUDIX hydrolase; translated protein: MKILKFCPSCGKESLNWDGEKKWNCPNCNFTLYNNVAGAVAVVIRCRDEIYLTKRNQDPKKGKLDLPGGFVDPKESAENTCKRELFEELQLEIDIKNLKYLTSLPNVYQYKEIDYNTIDLFYEYSVSDKFEVNLELTEISETMWIPKLEINLEDIAFDSQKIFFEEYLKTF
- the xerD gene encoding site-specific tyrosine recombinase XerD; protein product: MTWDEKIKDFEIFLRFERNFSENTLDAYVRDIKKLRDYAQDDLGNISPDVISYENLQEYIFTLSKQKFSERSQARWISSIKAFFKFLLEDEIREDNPSALLEGPKLGLYLPDTLSLSDINKIIDAIEVHTDLGKRNHCIIEVLYGCGIRVSELIDVKISNINFKENYIKVIGKGNKTRFVPLANYTADLLLNYIQEVRSKNKVNKKFEDTLFLNSRGTSMSRVIVFIIIKELTDKAGISKKISPHTFRHSFATHLLQNGVDLRYIQEMLGHSSITTTAVYTHLKTEELRDAILNYHPRNKVKITE
- a CDS encoding deoxycytidylate deaminase is translated as MKMYNKFDKAYLKMALEWAKLSYCKRKQVGALVVKDRMIISDGYNGTPSGSENCCEDENGKTHWYVLHAEANAILKLAGSAQSARGATLYLTLSPCKDCSKLILQAGIEKLVYINAYSDDEGILFLKNHGIEIIQVSENELKT
- a CDS encoding enoyl-CoA hydratase-related protein; protein product: MIYENIIITKESKTATITINRPESLNALNAKTIKELSYSLDELASDNEIRVIILTGGGEKSFVAGADIKEFSDFNQEKAEELARNGQNILFNKIENLSKPVIAAVNGFALGGGLELAMSCHIRYASENARLGLPEVTLGLIPGYGGTQRLPKLVGKGIANEMIFSAKMINAQKAKEIGLVNEVYPIADLLTQTKELAATIANNSPMAISKAIHATNLSDSDKGFETEIKYFGELFELDDKKEGVSAFIEKRKPNF
- a CDS encoding catalase gives rise to the protein MDSKKLTSGSGAPYFEHQDSQTVGARGPVLLQDFILQENLAHFVRERIPERIVHAKGSGAYGKFTVTHDISQYTKAKLFSQIGNSCKMFARFSTVGGEKGSADTARDPRGFALKFYTEDGNWDLVGNNTPVFFIKDAKKFPDFIHTQKRVPKTNLKSATMMWDFWSLNPESLHQVLILMSDRGTPYGFRHMHGFGSHTFSMINENNQRTWVKFHFKTKQGIKNFTSDEATKMAGENPDFAQEDLCNAIDGGDFPKWTMYIQTMTEDQAREFRWNPFDITKVWFQGDFPLIEVGEMELNEIPVNYFAHVEQSIFSPSNLINGISFSPDKMLQGRLFSYPDAHRYRVGVNAHQLEVNKCPFAVNNYQRDGFMADSSEYQDKPNYHPNSFDDIQPDPAYKNFEYELDSTHVANYNRNENDDDYYTQPGLLYTKAMNQEDRDHLVKNIIESMSGIDGSKRDEIINRQLCHFFRANIELGMKVASGLSINIDSNMMNHSK
- a CDS encoding LysR substrate-binding domain-containing protein, whose translation is MNIQQLEYLIAVDKYKHFGKAAQACFITQPTLSAMIQKFEDELDVKVFDRTTHPIRTTDVGLQIIDQAKVIIEGVNELKNKANLLNNILGGTINLGIIPTVSSFILPTEIFHFLEENPKILMNVKEMTTENIIKALKSGELDAGIISTPYDNANEFYQDFLFNEELMIYSSDTEANKKNSFIVPDELNVEKVWLLEEGNCLRNQFENICHLKENRLKPKNLEFLASNIQTLVHMVDKVGGISILPELALNQLSEEQKSKVFRFKKPFPYREISIIYYKPTFKQKIIDELGAFIKNSLTTKLNFNENSKDFVSIKPQ
- the metK gene encoding methionine adenosyltransferase — its product is MSYLFTSESVSEGHPDKIADQISDALIDNFLAYDKSSKVACETLVTTGQVVLAGEVKSDAYLDVQTIARDVINGIGYTKGEYMFNGDSCGVISAIHEQSPDINQGVDRVASDESFETKANAQGAGDQGMMFGYATNETANYMPLALDLAHTILKELSAIRRENSEITYLRPDAKSQVTIEYSDDHKPVRIDSIVVSTQHDDFAAEEEMLNKIREDIKNILIPRVKALQTGEIQALFNDQIKYHINPTGKFVIGGPHGDTGLTGRKIIVDTYGGKGAHGGGAFSGKDPSKVDRSAAYATRHIAKNLVAAGIADEVLVQVSYAIGVAEPCGLYINTYGTSKTGLNDGEIAKKVSTIFDLRPYAIEQNLKLRNPIYQETASYGHMGREHFVADKTFNKGHKNELTLTGLEFFTWEKLDKVEEIKSAFGI
- a CDS encoding RNA polymerase sigma factor; the protein is MKSTDSLLISLYQKGDEEALSTLIHRHQKDLFSFILYKINDEDLANDVFQDTFIKIIIMLKEGRYNEEGKFILWAKRIAQNLIIDHFRAKSKNIKVSETTFDNDEFSIFDLIREPSENIEDQLITLQIQEDLLKMLQYLPQNQQEVIKLRFFDGLSFKEIADHTDMSINTTLGRVRYALINLRKIMEENNIVLTR
- a CDS encoding YjjG family noncanonical pyrimidine nucleotidase, whose amino-acid sequence is MKIQHIFFDLDNTLWDHRKNAYLTIKDLFEKEEITLKYDIDFEEFHSVYHDINERLWEQIRDGEIDKEYLRKHRFYDTFKHFRIDDLELSMFFEEHFLDKILNYNHLVESTEYILDYLKSKNYILHIISNGFQEVTERKCILSKIDHYFNTITSADSVGIRKPNPEIFEYSLGLSKAKKEESILIGDDWIADVVGAQNFGIDVIFFDVFNENPKQENLKVIKHLLQIKEYL